A window of Oncorhynchus kisutch isolate 150728-3 linkage group LG23, Okis_V2, whole genome shotgun sequence genomic DNA:
ctctgactctctctctctctgactctctctctctgtctctctctctctgactctctctctctgacgctctctctctctctgactctctctctctgactctctctctctctctgactctctctctctctgactctctctctctgactctctctgactctctctctctctctctctctcgctctctctctctctctctctctctcattgttgtATGTTGCATTTTTTTGCATTGGTAGacagcatttttattttttattaaatggaTCGGTATCTTTAGATGCTCATGGGAGTGTGACTTTGGGTGAGTACGTTGATAAGAAGTGAGGGAATGCCTAACCACCAAATAATGACGGCTAACCAATCAGCCAATCACACGCCTCAACAGCCAAACACCTTCTGTACGCTTAAGAATTGACATAACACCCATTAGAACTCCTTAGAATGTACACAGCCTTCTGCTGTTTGACTAGACCAATTCCCTTTCCTTCTTTCAACACATTGTTCAATATTTGATGTTACTCTCCTGAGTGAAGTTCTGGTTACCTACCGACCCACGGGAGAGAAGGACTCCGATGTCTTATAGAGGCTCCACCTACTTTACACGTTACGtggcccctccccctttctcatcTCCATAGAAATTCAGCTGTAGCATCAGTCTCAAGGTAGACAGCATTATCCAGGATCCATTCTCCaggatccctctctccctctttctctcactgaaGAGAACATAATCCAGGTAAGTGTTTGAAATGAATTGCTTCTTAGTGAACACACTTATCAAATATCAAAAAGATGAAGGATACATACGTTTGTGTGACTAACTCATTATATTTCATTTTGAAAACTGTAAATGTGTAGTGTCTCaaatcttcttctttttttaaaactaAGTTATATTTCAATGATCCATCTTAGTTTTTTTTGTCCCTCTAGATATATTTTGTATACTGTTATCACTTGTGGCTTTTTTCTATACATTTCTCTACTCATCACAACAAAGGAATGTTTTACTTTTTCTAATGTTTAGTCCTGGTGATGGTGGGAGAAACTCAGCGTATTATGTGACAGAGATGACTAATCCCTATTGAACAGCCCAGTGGCTGTGTAGAATGTCTGTTTGGCACTAAACAGTACTAGGCAACTACTCAGTTACTTGGTTGGGCTCTGTTTTAGACAGAGCCTCCACATAACTCTGCCCTCGTGTTAGTTCTTGTTTTTGTGATTTCTCTTATTGGTTATTGACAAAGACCTACAAATATAGGAATATATTATGAACAAGAACAATCAAAATAGTCATGTAAGATATGAGGGTTTTCTTCGCAGTTCTCAGGGAGCTCTTCTGATAGAGGATTAGCCATTTACATGTTGATGATTGTACACTGAACTTGGATAAAGTAATACTTGAGTGGAgctcagacagtgtagcagtCATAACGGCCAGCCCGTCACCTTGAACCTCAATGGGCAGCTGGGTAACCAGTCAACCATTGAATTTTTTTTATCAGTCTGTGGTTGACTTTTAGTTTGAATAGACAGCAATTGGTGGGCTACAGGCTGCGTGTTCTTTTGTCTCCTGCATGGGTGAAAATGACAATTTTGGACCCTAGCCAACGATTTGTGTGCCTAGAATAATGATTTGCATGTTGTAAGAATAAATAATTGACTCAAAGCCTTCACTAATGCCGCCCAGTGCGGCACAGGGCGCAcgcacaaaaaacaaaacaaacaacaaaaaatattcagaatggtgacatttgcacgatcggttttctatcgctcatttgcacgtcaAATGCAATGATATCATGTccccgtgtgggactgtgggtcaattaaccttgtgggagtgggcgccctgattctagtttgtgaggcaggctactgcctgggaaggtcttcCACTCAGAAGtatgagatggggaggggggcgggggtaggttgacctcaggtctccccttGGAATCCCGAGGTAGGGGGAGCgagggaatctatcaaatagcgcacctctaactttgtacagtactaatgaaATTAGTCATGTAATtagttgtgcaatttagtttgtgtgtttctagtttgaagtgcaatagtgtaataatcaggttctctttataagtgtgttattctatttgtgtatttgcgtgatataggatttgtgcaatttagtttttatttgtgtgttttttttgttagcAATAGAGTAATAGAGTAATAATGTGATTCTCTTTTTAATTTGTAGTTATACACTACAATTTGTTGTTACTTCTTTTGATATTTATGAGTCTTATTTTTGAAtatatttgtatatttctatAGTTTTAAATGACACTTAGTGCAGAATggtgctttttgttgttgttgggggaGGCTCTGAAGGGGGGGTTCGTCCaaggagccatacaagctagaaccgccactggcCACATCTGTCATGTTTTTTAAGTCTAGCCTACATCTCAGACTGAATGATATAGTGAAAGACCAAATCCTCTTCAGTTTAATACCAAGCTCACGTTTTATAATGTTAttagcatgtactgtatgtgtttcaACAAGGTCTTCTTCCTCTTTGTCATCTCTCACACAGAGCCGTCATGTCTTCCAGTTTCTCTTTGCGGAGCTTCTCTGTGGGCCGCCAACCCTCCTTCTCTAGTCTATCTCTGAGAGACAGTGGCCGTGCCCACTCCAGAACCGCTGTGTCCTTTGCCTCCGCCAGCCCCCTGACCCGCTCTGCATCCGTCAGCCGCGACATGAGCGGCCAGCCCGTCACCTTGAACCTCAATGGGCAGCTGGGTAACCATACCAACGAGAAAGAGGCAATGCAAGGCCTCAACAACCGCTTGGCCACTTACCTGGACAAGGtaggcggaaggtagcctagaggttagaaaAGCTGGTCAGCAACCGAAGGGTTGTTGGTTCAAATCCCAGATCCGCTGGAAATCTGGTGGGAAGTGAGCTGGCAACCAGAGAGTTACTGGTATCAGTATACTAGATGCCATTTCCTGACgtggtgcccttgagcaaggcacttgcaGGTACTAAAAGATGGTGGACTTCTTGACTTCTTAAACTTCTTGTTGTTCTAAGGTGCGCTCACTGGAGAAGTCCAATTCAGATCTGGAGCTGCGGATCAAGCAGATAATGATTGAGCGCATCCCTGAAGGTCACGACTTCAAAACCATGATGGCCCAGGCCCACCAGGTGGAACAGGAGGTGGGTTCCCAACGTCCCTAATTTCCCATGATCCCTTTCGCTCACCCCATGTAACTTCCCATGTCCTTATCTCACCTCTTGCAGCACGTACAACAAGGACACATGTATGAGCCATGATATGGATTTACGCATTGTAAACATATCCTGGATTAGTCACATGATACATACACGTACGTGTTTTCAACACTCTCTTTAATCGGAGTTTAACATTAGCGGGAAGTGTTACCTTTTAGTTAACCTGCACTAGACCGACACTGCAGGCTGTGGGTTAAAGATTAGTCAAACTAAGGCCACGTATGGAGTGTGTTACCCAAATTCTCTAGGAGGTTTCTGGAGCCAGTGTTTCTGTCAGCGAGGGGAAATGCACCTTAGAGGTGACAGTGAAAGTATAAGCGACGATAGAAACGTTCAACTGTAAGATCGCACTAGTACGTAGTAGATATGTAAAAGTTGAATGCTGACCACGTCTTTTCTCAGGTGAGGAGGAAGACACTGGAGAACGCTCGCCTCATGCTGGAGATTGACAATGCTAAACTTGCAGCTGACGACTTCCGGATTAAGTGAGTGTGAGGCTGGGGCCGCCTGTTGCTCGGTATAATTTCAGTTGAAGCCTGCAACGGGTAAAGCGCATGAAGCAGGCTTGCAGGTGTATGTTTAGGCAAAGGCCAGTGTGTCCTGTATGTGTCTTTTGTAGTCTACAGGACATGTCGACTGGCACCACGCAAACACCACTTAGGAGACAAACATTTGGGAACTTACACGCGCAACTGCGCGAGCGTGTGCTTGTGCATATGCGTATGCAACTGCGATTAGTCCTGTGACTgcactcccttcctccctccttcccgccCTCCTTCACCCCACCCCTTCTTTCAGGTTTACATTTTATCTTCCTATGTGTAATGAATTCTTTCAAGTCTTAGTCACCCAAGCTCTCACATTCTCTCACTTCGCAATCTCTCACaatctcttccctccctcccaggtGGGAGACAGAGATGTGCATGTCCCAGTCTGTGGAGAGGGACTGCTTGGCCCTGAAGAAGGCCAAGGTGGACCATGAGCAGATCATCATGTCCCACAGAGGAGACCTGGACAGCCTGAAGGAAGATCTCTACTTTCTGAAGAAGAACCatgaggaggtgagaggagataGCGCCGTAGATCAGGACTTTATTTATCCACAAGCATGAAAGTAACAAAGTAAGAGGACAACTCCCCTAAGGATGATGATATCCCAGCAGACAAAACTAGTTGAAGTTATGTCATCTCTATGTCATTTTAACTCGTTTTGCACATTGAGATAGTGGGGCCAGGTGTTCATCCTTAGGCCAGGTCATAACGCTATCACTCGAACCCAGAGTTTTCCCTGGTCTCCTGGTATGAGGAGGTATTTCTGActggagagagaaaaggatgtCCTCTGTCACCATTCCTCTTCTAGCTGGCCATTAGCTGGATAATCACGAAGACCACAGAATAGAATAAGTGGTCTGAGAGGGGAAGCAatgaaggaggagaacagagtgGTCCTCTGTTCCTTTCTGCACCGGTGGTGGTATCACTCTGCATCCCCTGGGAAGCTGGGATGCCCTGGGAAGCTTGGAACCTGCTCGAAGTCTGAAACCCAACACCGGAGGCCCCTTTGTGTTAAGCAACTTGAAGCTAGAGAGTAACTCAGGTCTTCGATTTTTTACTCAAGTCTCCATAGAGGCCCCTCTGATAACATCTTTGCTCACTGGTTGCTCTGCTCTGAATAGGCACACTTCAGACCTGTGTGAAGACATAAGTCACCTTGTACTACTTGTCTGTGGCGAGGGGtagaatgatgtgtgtgtgtgtaggctcaACCCTTCCTGTTTTCCTATGGTGTGTGGTGCTTTAAGTCGATGACTGGCACCAGAAGTGCTGGGTGTGTTTGGAAAgcagggtgtggtgtgtgtagtgccAATGCAGTAGTAACATATGTTCTATCTATTAGGCTGTATGTGACACGCAGAGAAAGGGCATAGTGGGAGGGAACAGTGATCAAGGCACACACTAGGAGTAACATGAGTTCAACTCCATCAAGTATTTATGGAGAGGACGTTAATAAATCAGAGGGTCTCGCCTTCTCTCTTATGGGCTGTAGAATTCACTGGAGAACACACACTTTGGAGGACTAATAAACAAACAGAGAATATTCATAAAACTCAAACGATGACAAAACACGGGGGGACAAATATGTTaaactgaaacacacacaaagaaaacaCGGATGCCTGAGAGTTTCTATTTCCTGTCTTGCTCGCTCTTTGGGGGGGTCCTAGGCCAGGTCACTGTGAAGTACTTTGTGACAACTGATGTAATTGATTGATTGTCTCTCTGAAGGAGGTGGAGTCTATGAAGGGCCACGTCGCTGCTCAGACTGTTAACGTGGAGGTGGACTCGGGCCGTGGAGGACCTGACCTGGGGACAGTTATGTCAGAGCTCAGGACTCGGTACGAGGGCATCGTCAAGAAAAACAAGGACCAGGCTGAGCTGTGGTACCTCAAGAAGGTCAGCGGGGGGACTGGCTTGTTGGGTGCATCACCATGCTAGAAACCAGCCACTAGTGTCTCTCAGGGCTGATTATTTGTAACTTGAGATGCGTGCGTGTGAATCTCCCATTGACATTGCATGTGTATCTCAAGTTACGATTCAGGCGTATCATAGATATTATATCCAGGTGAACCCAGGTATTTGAACGCAGGTCTggtatctagtaacacagcctacAGCGTTCAGGAACGGAGATGTGGTGCGTTCAGGGACGTGTGTGGTGTGTTACAGCTGGACACGGTGCAGAACGAGGTGAAGGAGTCTAACGAGGCTCTCAGGGGAGCTCAGAGTGAGCTGGTAGAGAGACGACGCTTCCTACAGACCCTGGAGGTAGAGCTGGAGAGTCTGTACAAACAGGTAGGAACTAGGGACCTTTCACCTGGGAGTTGTGTTGTACTGGGGAACTTAGAATACGGTGTCACCTTAAGATACGGCTGGAAAGTCTGCACAAACAGGTAGAAACCTTTCAGCTGGGGGGTTGTGTTTCATTGGGGAACTTAAATATATCATGCCACTTCAATCTACAGTTTGAGAGCCTGTATAAGTAGTTGATACATAGCAAGAAGGAACCTTGCCTCTATGGGTTATGTTCCACTGGGGAACTTAAAAATGACAATGGCACTCAAAGACACAGTATCACAAAGATCTCACCCTTTGTTCCCAACCATGTCAACATTAACGTTGACAGCAAATACCACTCACTTCCCCTGACCTTGGGTGGGAGAAGAATTTGTGTTACGATAAAGATCCCCGAAATGCAGTAGCTCTCTAACAGTCATGTTCGGGGGGTCAACAAAGACCTCAGTTGAACAATGTGCACGTGGGTGTTGACAACATCTCCCCTTCAGGTGGCAGCTCTGGAGGGTAACCTCAGCGAGACAGGTCAGAAGTACAGCCTGGAGATGGAGCGCCTGCAGGCCACGCTGTCCCAGCTGGAGGAGAACCTGTCTCAGCTGCGTCTGGACATGCAGGTACTTACTGGTAGCCCAGCGGCTAAGGAGGTGGACCTGTATATATTTATGTGGTTTACTGTAACAAAAGGACCAATCTTTTGTATCGTATGGTATTGTGTTTTATTGCAGCGCAACAAGACAGACTACGAACAGCTGCTCCGCATCAAGCAGAACCTGGAGATGGAGATTGCAACCTACAGAAGActactggagggagaggagacgtgAGTCACCAtgataatatatgccatttaggaGAGGCTTGTATCCAAAACGACTTGCAGTTATGGgtggatacattttttacatatagGTGGTCCTGGAATCGAACCCATTATCCTGGTGTTGCAAGAGACCCATGCTCTGCCAATTGAGCGACAGAACGTCATTATGCTACAGTAAGAAGTCGTTAAGGGACGCTTAGTGAGTACTGTATATCCAGGCTGTaacgctgggagtcgggaagcaagttcagggagtgcatcatttaataaacaaaacaagaaacacaaacaacagacaggaaccagaaacagaaacaatgaaacctggggaaggaaccaaagggagtgacatatatagggcaggtaatcaaggaggtgatggagtccaggtgagtctgatgacacgCAGGTGCACGtcacgatggtgacaggtgtgtcgCAGGACGCTAACCAAAGGGACAATCCCGGGGATCAGCCTGACAAACCGGCTGAGGCGCAAGACCCGGATGAGCCAGCTGAGACCTCCCCGGTTGCGTCTGT
This region includes:
- the si:ch211-243g18.2 gene encoding keratin, type I cytoskeletal 18 isoform X2, which encodes MSSSFSLRSFSVGRQPSFSSLSLRDSGRAHSRTAVSFASASPLTRSASVSRDMSGQPVTLNLNGQLGNHTNEKEAMQGLNNRLATYLDKVRSLEKSNSDLELRIKQIMIERIPEGHDFKTMMAQAHQVEQEVRRKTLENARLMLEIDNAKLAADDFRIKWETEMCMSQSVERDCLALKKAKVDHEQIIMSHRGDLDSLKEDLYFLKKNHEEEVESMKGHVAAQTVNVEVDSGRGGPDLGTVMSELRTRYEGIVKKNKDQAELWYLKKLDTVQNEVKESNEALRGAQSELVERRRFLQTLEVELESLYKQVAALEGNLSETGQKYSLEMERLQATLSQLEENLSQLRLDMQRNKTDYEQLLRIKQNLEMEIATYRRLLEGEETIKEVPPPKKKSQRCGPGR
- the si:ch211-243g18.2 gene encoding keratin, type I cytoskeletal 18 isoform X1 — its product is MSSSFSLRSFSVGRQPSFSSLSLRDSGRAHSRTAVSFASASPLTRSASVSRDMSGQPVTLNLNGQLGNHTNEKEAMQGLNNRLATYLDKVRSLEKSNSDLELRIKQIMIERIPEGHDFKTMMAQAHQVEQEVRRKTLENARLMLEIDNAKLAADDFRIKWETEMCMSQSVERDCLALKKAKVDHEQIIMSHRGDLDSLKEDLYFLKKNHEEEVESMKGHVAAQTVNVEVDSGRGGPDLGTVMSELRTRYEGIVKKNKDQAELWYLKKLDTVQNEVKESNEALRGAQSELVERRRFLQTLEVELESLYKQVAALEGNLSETGQKYSLEMERLQATLSQLEENLSQLRLDMQRNKTDYEQLLRIKQNLEMEIATYRRLLEGEETIKEVPPPKKEPEVWTRKIVKVVTQTMINGKVVDESSEVEQIEDEVKKK